Proteins encoded together in one Carassius auratus strain Wakin chromosome 32, ASM336829v1, whole genome shotgun sequence window:
- the LOC113051788 gene encoding G1/S-specific cyclin-D1-like, producing MEHQLFCCEVDTIRRAYQDSNLLNDRVLQTMLKAEENYLPSPNYFKCVQKEIAPKMRKIVATWMLEVCEEQKCEEEVFPLAMNYLDRFLSVEPTKKTRLQLLGATCMFLASKMKETVPLTAEKLCIYTDNSVRPSELLQMELLALNKLKWDLASVTPHDFIEHFLAKLPIHQSSKQILRKHAQTFVALCATDVNFIASPPSMIAAGSVAAAVQGLYLKSSDSCLSSQNLTNFLSQVIRSDPDCLRSCQEQIESLLESSLRQAQQHNISTETKRAEEDVDLSCTPTDVRDINI from the exons ATGGAGCACCAGCTGTTTTGCTGTGAAGTGGATACCATTAGAAGAGCTTACCAAGATAGCAACCTGTTGAATGACCGAGTCTTACAGACAATGCTCAAAGCAGAGGAAAACTACCTTCCATCACCAAATTATTTCAAGTGTGTTCAGAAAGAAATTGCACCTAAAATGAGGAAAATCGTCGCCACATGGATGCTCGAG GTCTGTGAAGAACAGAAATGCGAAGAGGAAGTTTTTCCGCTGGCTATGAACTACCTGGACAGATTTTTATCTGTGGAGCCCACCAAAAAGACCAGGTTACAGCTGTTAGGAGCAACTTGTATGTTTTTGGCCTCCAAGATGAAAGAGACTGTGCCACTAACTGCAGAAAAGTTGTGCATATACACGGACAACTCCGTCCGTCCCAGCGAATTATTG CAAATGGAACTGCTGGCACTAAATAAACTGAAGTGGGATCTTGCCTCAGTCACACCACATGATTTCATTGAACACTTCCTCGCCAAACTGCCTATACATCAGAGCTCCAAACAGATACTGCGCAAGCATGCCCAGACATTTGTGGCCCTCTGTGCAACAG ATGTTAACTTCATCGCAAGCCCTCCATCCATGATCGCGGCCGGTAGCGTTGCCGCAGCAGTGCAGGGGTTGTACCTGAAAAGCAGTGACAGTTGCCTCTCATCCCAGAACCTCACCAACTTCCTCTCACAAGTCATCAGAAGCGACCCT GACTGTCTGCGATCGTGTCAGGAACAGATCGAGTCCCTGCTGGAATCTAGTCTCAGACAAGCTCAGCAGCACAACATCTCCACAGAGACCAAAAGAGCGGAGGAG